A region of the Saccharospirillaceae bacterium genome:
CGATTATGAATGCTTAGATCGTTTCGATTCTTAGAGCGGTAGGTATGATCGAACACTTTTACAACGTTCGCGCCAAGTTTTGATCGCAACCACTCCGCAACCTTCGGGTATAAAACGCCTTGTATAGCCTCATCATTCTCATAGTCAGAGAACCCAAGCTCAAGATTCATTAACTCGAAACCATTTTTGTCTAATGAATAAGCTTCATGTTCCAGACGCCCATCTTTTACTTTTACGACTCTACGATCTATAGAATCAATTAACTGTTCACTGCCAGGTCCAAGGTGTGTTTGATCATATACGTGATCATTTCCAGGCCTCGCATAGTTGACTCGGTATTCGGCATGCATGGTTTGCACCTCAAATAAGAAATAGATGATGCGAGTTTAGGGATCTATAGATACAATTAGAAACAAGACCTATTGATGAGTGATACAAGTGAAACTTTTAAACAGAATCGATATCCGACAACTACAAGTACTAAGAGCGCTGTTACAAGAAAGAAATTTGTCTCGCGTGGCTGACCAGCTGGGAGTCACACAACAAGCAGTGAGTGATCAACTCCGTAAGTTACGCGATACGCTAGATGATCGTTTATTTGTGCGCACCAGCAACGGCGTGATCCCCACGCCATTTGCAGAGTCACTCCAGTTAAAAGTGGAACACATTCTTGAATCAATTGAATCGTTATTAGAACCTGAAGCTTTTGAACCTCAAACCGTTACACGAACATTCACTTTGAGTTCTACTGACCTTGAGCAAAGGGTGATACTGCCTCAATTATTAAGAATAATTCGCCAAGAAGCGCCTGGTGTAAAGCTATCAGTCAGAAAACTTGAGATTGATCAGATCACCAACGCCTTATTAACCGGAGAAGTAGACTTAGTCATTAGCAACCCAGCCTTCGTACCGTCAAACCTACCCACGCTTAATTTGTATCCTGAAAGCTACACCTGCGTGGCTTCCAAGAATAATACGATGCTAAGTAAGAAAATGACTATTTCTGACATTGCAAAAATCCCCCAGCTAGTTGTCTCCCCCTCACGCGGTGACTTTGTAGGTGCGGCAAATGATTGGTTTAGACAACAGGGGCATCCAAGAAACGTTGTGTTGTCTGTACCCACGTTTACCGCCGCAAAAGCTTGTATAGCTGAGAGTGATTTGTGCGGCTTTATTCCATCTCGACTACTACCTGATAACGACCTAAAAGTAATTGCGCTTGATAAGACAATTCCAGGGTTTGATGTCATTGCAACCTGGCACCAGCGTAGTAATCAAGACCCGCTAAATATTTGGATTCGCGACAAGCTGGCTAGTATTTGTTCCTTATAAAATTAGTTATTGTGTACCTGGTAACCAAAAGGTAACCAATTGTTTTTCTATTGAAGCTACCAATAATAGTAGTCACTGATTATCTTTATTGGAGACCAAAGGTATGAGCACATACAAATTTGAAGCTGGATCAACGTTCCCATCCATCACCAAATCAACTCTCGAAGGCACAACACGGGACCTAAGCAAACCTTTAGAAGGAAAAGACTGGCAAATGCTTGTCGTCTACAGAGGTAGACACTGCCCATTGTGTACACGTTTCCTCAATCAATTGACAGAATATAAGTCACGCTTAGAAGCTATAAATATCGACCTGGTCGCTGTATCAGGTGATAGCAAAGCGCAGTTAAAGGAGCACACGAGTAGGCTGGATGTAGATTTCCCGCTGTTCTACGGCTTATCTTTAGAAGAAATGAAATCTCTGGGGCTTTACATCTCACATCCCCGCTCAGATCAGGAAACGGATCACCCGTTTGCTGAACCGGGGCTCTATGTCATTAATGAACATGGAACGCTTCAGGTAGTGGACATATCGAATAATCCTTTTGTACGTCCTGATTTAGATAATCTTATTTCGGGCCTTGAGTGGATTCGTAGCAATAACTATCCGATTCGCGGAACCTTTTCTTACGATAACTAACACCTTATTGCCACACACAAAGACTTAGAAAACAACATGTGGCTGCCTGATTTGCGTCAGCCTAGGACCCCTGCGTATTAGAGAGAGCAATTTTCCTATGGCATTACAAGATCACCCAATGTGGCGAAAGCCCCAACACCATCAAGATTTAGATCATGCTCATGACCACGTACATTGGGTAGAGCTGTTCTATGACTTGATTCATGTGGTCACAATCTTTCTTCTCGGAAATTACTTATCACACCATTTGAACATAGATGGCTTCTTGGTGTTTTGTGGAATCTTCATTGCATTGTGGTATGCCTGGGGTGAGCTCAGTATTTTCAACTCTATTTATGTCAGCACGGATATTTGGCATCGTATCATTATGTCCGTAATGATCTGTACATTGATGTTTATGGCCGCAGCGATACCCGCAATTGAAGGGAAAGGATGGGCTTTCTTTGCACTGGGATTTGCCGCGAATCGAGCAATGCTCGCCATGCTATATGTAAGAGCTCGGCGAAACAATTCAGAAACACACTCAATGTGCAATGAGCAGATCCGAAACTTATCAAGTTTCGCCATTATATTTGCCATTACAGCATTTCTGCCAAAACCCTATGCTTTCTGGGTCTTTGCGGCGGCTCTGGTTGCCACGCAAACGCTTTACATGATTCCGAAAGTCTCTGTACTACGCCATGAACGCTTTGCTCCTCGACTCGGTCATATGGCGGAACGCTTCTCTCTACTCACACTTATCATTCTCGGCGAAGGCTTTTTTAAGTTAGTTATTACACTTTCCGAAAAAGGTATCTATAAAGTTTCCTCCGACGTGCTTGTCAATTTCGTTATTGGCGGAATTTCCATGTTCATCATGTGCTGGATCTATTTTGACTTTGTCGGCAACGGAAAGACCAAGGACGATAAGCTTTCGACATTAGTCAAATGGTGGCTTGCGCATTTAACGCTCATGATTTGCGGGGTAATGGTTGGCGTAGCACTCGCTGCCGAAGTAAAAGTTGGTTTCTGGGAACCCTACCCAACCAAATATGCGGCTATTGGGTGCTTCGGGCTAGCGGGATATATTGCCATGTTGTGGGTACTAAAGAACGTCATCGAGCATCGTGTCGCATCAGACCATGGTCGTTGGGATGTCCGATTATTTGGAATTGTTGTTGCTGTAGGATGTTTCTTTATTGTCCCTCACGTACCCTCAATTGTAGCCAACCTGATATGGGGGACTGCATTACTATCACAAATAGTTATTCCCGTAACGCGCGCGTGGATGACCTTCCGCCATGAGTGATATTTTAGTATCTAAAAATAAACTTCGGGCAAAGGTCTATTGGTGGTTGGAACGGCCTGATAGAGAGGCTTGGGGTCCCAAACTTCTGGAGGTTGCCCTCGTTGTGCTGATCATACTCAATGTCAGCGCCGTTATTTTGGAAACGGTTGATTCCATCTACCAAAGCTGGGAAGGAGCCTTTAGTGTATTTGAAGGCATTTCCTTATGCATCTTTATTTTAGAGTACCTGTTGCGCTTATGGATCGTACCTGAAAATCAAGATTCACCTTCTCGTATATCATGGATGCGATCGCCGATTGCGATTATTGACTTGCTTGCTATCTTACCTGCGTTGCTCTATCTGTTCATTCCAATCGATCTGCGCATTCTTAGAACCTTCCGGATGTTGCGCCTACTTAAACTGACTCGGTATTCACCTGCTCTAGGCATGTTGCTTGCCGTTTTCGAGGAAGAAGCAGGCGCCTTCTTTGCCGGATTCTTCATTCTCATGCTCATGTTAATTTTTGCTGCCAGCGGTGCTTGGTTAGCAGAGCACAGTGTCCAACCCGATGCATTTGGTTCAATTCCCGAAGCAATGTGGTGGGCCGTGGCCACACTAACAACCGTCGGTTATGGCGATGTCACGCCTATAACCGTCGCCGGTAAGCTATTTGGCGCCCTCGTTACAGTGATTGGCATCGGCATGGCTGCGCTGCCCGCAGGCATCATAGCAAGCGGCCTGAATGAACAGATTCATCGTCGCCGTTCCAGTCTACAAAGCGAGTTCAGAAAAGCGTTGGAAGACGGCATGATTTGTCAGCAAGAAGAGGAAGACATCGAAGCATTAAGAAAGCAGTTAGGTTTGTCGCATCGGACTGCTGATAGTATTCGTGAAGCTGTTCATGGAGAAGTAAAATCAAAAATTGGCGCAACATGTAGGCATTGTGGTAAACCCTACGAGCCAAGTTAGAATTTGATAATTGTGCTCAATAAAGGAGTTACCCAAGGAAAATCTGAGCTCTCCTTTATTGAATAAAGCCTATGTTATCGCTGTGAAGGATGAGTCCAAGCGTATTTCTTAAACGCATCATCTGGCTCTGTATGTGCCAAGGCATTGGTAAAATTAGAGATCAACTTAGCCGATAAACCAGTTATTACTTCCAATGCCTGGCGCTTTGTATAACCTGCATCAAAAAAGGTTTGTAGCTTTTCATCTCCTATGTGGCCACGCTTATCTAGTAGTGCTTTAGCATAGCTGTGTAATGCTTGAAGCTTAGCGTCAGGTATCTCAGTCCCTTCACGTAATGCTTCGATAACTTCCTCAGACATTTTCGCGGAATACATCATCCAGGTATGACCCGGCACGCAGTAGTGGCAGTTATTTTCAAAATTCGCAGTCATAAATACCACCTGCTGCTCGATCGGCGACAAGGTCGTGTTCTTCATGAAAAGGTTAAACACAGTATTGTAAGCCTCATAAGTAGCAGGTGCTTCTGCTAATATCTTGTGCAAATTAGGTATCATGCCAAAACCTTTCAACGAATCTTCCATTAACGATTTCGACTCTTCTGGCGCAGTATCGGTTTCATAGTATGTAAACATAAAAATTCCTCTGTTCTATATAGTTCTGCCTTTAGGAAGCAGTAGTTAAAGCTTTGCGGTAGGTTTCGGTTTCTTGAGCACCTTGTAGTACTTCTTCACTATTAATAATTACTACTGGCACTCCGTGAAAACCTCCAGACAACCACTTTCTTTCAATTTCGACCAACTCAGCTTGAAAAGAAGCGTTACCTAAGACATCTTCGGCTTCGCTTTTATCTAAGCCTGAGATAGCGACTATTTGCAGCAAAACCTCCTTGTTTGATATATCTTTTTGGTCCGAGAAGTAGGCTCTAAAAAATGATTCGGCAAGTTGAGTTTGCTTGCCTTTCTCTTCTGCCCACCTCAACAACAAATGTACTTTTCGGGTATTAAACATGCGCATATCATCGAAGTAGTTGAATTGAAAGCCCACCTCTTGGCCCAAAGCCGTCAAACGCTTACGTGCCTCAATACTTCCGTTAATCGTCGTTCCATATTTAGCTGCGAGATGCTCTCTGAGATTCTCACCTTCTTCCGCCATGGAAGGATTTAGTTCGAATGGGTGCCACCGTATGGAGACTTGATCTTCGATTCCCAGGTCTTTAATAGCGACCTGAATTCTGTAATAACCGATCACGCACCAAGGACATACAACGTCAGATAAGATATCGATCATAATCTGTTTGCTATTGCTCATGGTGGCTTACCTTTGATTCAACAATAATTGCGACTACTTCGGTATCACCCGTATTGCTAACTTGATGTGCCCATGCTTCGTGCCCCATCACATGCCCATCAAGAACATTTGCAACAAAGGACTCTCCATTTTCCTCGGTAATCGTCAGCTGGCCACCTTTTGGAAAGTAAACCGTCTCGTTGTGATGACGATGAGACATATCAGACTCTCCTGGCTGAAGCACCATCTTAAGCACCAGCACGTGTTCGTTTTCCAGCAGAACATGGTAGTACTCGGGTGAAGAGATGTGCGCCAAAGGAACTGCCTGAGCACCCGAAACTGAGGCGGACGAAAATAGGACTAATCCCAGAATGAGCCTTTTGATAAGCGTTTTCATAAGGCATTACTCCCGATTGGATTAAAAATTCTCTTGAATGTGCGCAGAGAAACGCTTGAAGTCATTCTCAGCTTCCGCATTTTTCATCACATCGAAACTCGCGAAAGTCGGAAGCGCTTCCATACCAAAGAAGCGGAAGTTCATGTGCATTGGGAAAAACAAGTCATCCACACTCTTGCCTTGGAATAAATATTCGTTTTCGTCATCAAATGACTCTTTCGGTGCGTTAAAGGTCAGAGACAACATATAAGTTTTACCCGTGAGCGTACCGCCCGCACCGTAGTTCTTCTTGGGAGCATCCTCATGACGACCATCACCGTTGCATAATTGCCCTCCCATGCCTGCGGTATAGACTTCATCCATATATTTCTTAAAGGTCCAAGGTACGCCCATCCAGTTCACGGGCGATTGAAGAATGATCGTGTCAGCCCATTGATGGTTTTCAAGCTCAGTTTCAACATTCCATTCTTCATCGATGTTTACGATACGTATTTCATGGCCTTTCGCTTTCAATAGTTTGTCTGCCATCTGAACCAGAGCGCCATTTAAACGACCTTCTGAGAATGGATATCTGTGGTGTGCATTGATAATCAAAATATTGCTCATGTCTTCTTTCCTCGCTTTGAACGAACTGTTTAATAAGTAATAGTGGTTAATTAACCTTTCCAGGTTTATTATGGTTACCTAGAATATCTAATCAATTAGTATACTTTTGGTAACCTATAGGAAATGAGCAAGAAAACATGAAAAGTCGCGTAGAAACAGATAGTTACGGCCGAAAAAAAGTTTATGATGCGTGTCTCGAGCCTTGTGCGATAGAAAAAGGCATGCGCTTCATTGGCGGAAAATGGACAGGATCAATTGTCTATCACCTCAAAGATGGGCCGGTACGATTTAATGACTTAACCAGAATGTTAGGAGGGGCAAGTAAGAAAATGATCGATCAAAGGCTTAAGGAGTTAGAGGCTAGAGATATGGTACTTCGAACAGTGATAAGTGATCGACCTGTCGCCGTAACTTATGAACTGACCGAGTTTGGTCGCTCAGCACTAGATATTTTGGATCAGCTTCGGATCTGGTCAGAGTCAAATCAGTTGTAACAATATGAGCTGACTACTGACTACTGACTACTGACTACTGACTACCAATTCACTATACCGCGAATTACTTTCAGTCCTCCAAACTGAATCGCCACCAATTTGCTAGACACCTTTTAGTTAGAGAAAATTACTCAAACAGGGAGATGTATGAGCTACAAACGATATACCGAAGAATTTAAGATTGATGCTATTAAGCAAGAGATAGTTGCAGGCCATAGCCTAATCTATGTAGATGATTTTGCAGTTATTTCTATGCTCATTAGATGTAACCCCAAAAAAACCTTCACAATCAGACCATAAAGTCGCACATTGATTAATAATTTGGAACATTTTGCTCAAGTTATCTAGAAATTTGCTCACTTTCTGCTTTACCGCACAGCCTGGCTTCCAAACTGTATTTAACGATCAACAGTGCTGGTTAATTGAGTCTCCATTCCACTATCCGATAAATAAAACTGTCGGACTTTTGAGTTTAAACGATTGATACTCTGAACCAGATAGTTCCTTACAGATTGGTACCCTCACCTGCAAAACCATACGGTATTTCAAATTCAGGATTGCTATCTGAGACGACATTGCCAAAAGCATCATAGTCGATCTGCTTGATCACTCCACCGTGAGCATCGGAGATGATTTTTGGTGAACCAACCTGATCTGTCAGGATGTAATAGCGCTGCCCAGCCTGAGTAAAGCGGGTTGGCACATGGCCAAGCGTGTATTCAAAGCGTTGTTTCAGACTATTACCGCCGTCATACACAGCTAACAAGGTCGTTTTGTTTTGCCACAGATACTTTTCAACGATTTCGCCGTCAATCAGCTTGGCAACACGATTACCCAAGGCGTTGTGTTTGTACTCAATGGTTTTTGCCGGAGTAACAACTTTAAGCAAACGACCTTGGCTATCGCACTGATACGTAGTAACAACCTGGGCATTATCATCCGTGGTTCGGGTGACTTTACTCAGGCGTCCATTCGCATCGTACTCATAGACTTTATTACCAAAGGTCAGCAGTTGATCAGCAATATTGTAGGTTGCTGCAACAGCAGAAACATTCAATAGACTGGATGTCGTTGCCGTACGGTTACCATTTGCGTCATAGCCATATTGCTCGACAATTTCATCATCACGATAAACCTTCGTCAGGCGATATTTGTTATCGTACTCATACTCGTAACGGTGACTAACATTGCCACTGCCGGAGTTAACCACTTCAGTTTTCTCAGTAATCTGGCCAACAGCGTTGTACTGGTAACTATTATTTACTACAGCCCCACCAGAAACACGTTGATTAAAGTCTTCTGCTTCAGCGAATCCATTGAAATTGCGTTCCTGAGTTAACTTGGCATCCCTTACATACTCTGGTAGATCATTTTGAGGATTACGTTCTATCGTAAAATCATGAATGTTGGTAATCAGGCCGTCTTTATCGTACTTAATTGCAGAGGATTCACCAGCATAGGTCATGCTTGAAAGCTCAAAACCTGGCGCATAGTCATACGAAATCACTGCATCCAGTTCGCCCGAGTATTCGATCCGATTTAATAGAACACCGGAATAGTCGTAACTCAAGGTTTCACTGCCCTCGCGTACCGAAGTTAATTTATTACCACACTGATACTCATATTCAATCAAGCCTTCAGGTGTTTGGGTATCCTGTAACAAGCCATCACGATAGTTATGATGAATAATCTGGCCCGATGGCAAGGTAATATCTGTCAAGCGGCGATCACGATCGTAGTTGTAGGTCGTAGTCTGGTTCAGTGGAGTTTTATTGGTGGTAACTTTATTAATCGCATTCAGGGTAAAGCTATGGGTGTGGTTGGTAGGAACCACCAGCTCTTCCATATTGCCATTATTGTCGTAGCGTTGAAGAACACTGTGTCCATCTGGATAAATGGTCTTATTCAGACGTCCCTTGCTGTCATACTCAAACTGAGTTTGTTTGCCATCAGCAGCAATAACCGCGGTAACATTCCCTTTGCCAGCAGGATCATAAACATAGGTTTTTACCCGGTTGCCAGATTTATATTCGATCCTTAAACTTGTAAAGAATTGGCGTCAAAGGACGAAAGGTACCGTAAAAATAAAGATATATCGCAGGCAAGATAAGGGAAATAATTAAATGATGAAGCTGAAACGGCTCATTCCCACCAGAAGCACCGAGTGCTATCAACAAGGATAGCATACCTCCGACCATAAATACCTTGTAGGTCAGTGAAACTGGCCCTTTCGAATCATACAGCAAATGGCAGTGTGGACATTTATAACGAGTCCCTGTTCTTCCCAAAGCAGCAAAAGCATTACTTGGCTTAAAGCGCTCAAGTGAGTTTTTGCAGC
Encoded here:
- a CDS encoding LysR family transcriptional regulator, translating into MADQLGVTQQAVSDQLRKLRDTLDDRLFVRTSNGVIPTPFAESLQLKVEHILESIESLLEPEAFEPQTVTRTFTLSSTDLEQRVILPQLLRIIRQEAPGVKLSVRKLEIDQITNALLTGEVDLVISNPAFVPSNLPTLNLYPESYTCVASKNNTMLSKKMTISDIAKIPQLVVSPSRGDFVGAANDWFRQQGHPRNVVLSVPTFTAAKACIAESDLCGFIPSRLLPDNDLKVIALDKTIPGFDVIATWHQRSNQDPLNIWIRDKLASICSL
- a CDS encoding redoxin family protein, translating into MSTYKFEAGSTFPSITKSTLEGTTRDLSKPLEGKDWQMLVVYRGRHCPLCTRFLNQLTEYKSRLEAINIDLVAVSGDSKAQLKEHTSRLDVDFPLFYGLSLEEMKSLGLYISHPRSDQETDHPFAEPGLYVINEHGTLQVVDISNNPFVRPDLDNLISGLEWIRSNNYPIRGTFSYDN
- a CDS encoding low temperature requirement protein A — its product is MALQDHPMWRKPQHHQDLDHAHDHVHWVELFYDLIHVVTIFLLGNYLSHHLNIDGFLVFCGIFIALWYAWGELSIFNSIYVSTDIWHRIIMSVMICTLMFMAAAIPAIEGKGWAFFALGFAANRAMLAMLYVRARRNNSETHSMCNEQIRNLSSFAIIFAITAFLPKPYAFWVFAAALVATQTLYMIPKVSVLRHERFAPRLGHMAERFSLLTLIILGEGFFKLVITLSEKGIYKVSSDVLVNFVIGGISMFIMCWIYFDFVGNGKTKDDKLSTLVKWWLAHLTLMICGVMVGVALAAEVKVGFWEPYPTKYAAIGCFGLAGYIAMLWVLKNVIEHRVASDHGRWDVRLFGIVVAVGCFFIVPHVPSIVANLIWGTALLSQIVIPVTRAWMTFRHE
- a CDS encoding ion transporter, with the protein product MSDILVSKNKLRAKVYWWLERPDREAWGPKLLEVALVVLIILNVSAVILETVDSIYQSWEGAFSVFEGISLCIFILEYLLRLWIVPENQDSPSRISWMRSPIAIIDLLAILPALLYLFIPIDLRILRTFRMLRLLKLTRYSPALGMLLAVFEEEAGAFFAGFFILMLMLIFAASGAWLAEHSVQPDAFGSIPEAMWWAVATLTTVGYGDVTPITVAGKLFGALVTVIGIGMAALPAGIIASGLNEQIHRRRSSLQSEFRKALEDGMICQQEEEDIEALRKQLGLSHRTADSIREAVHGEVKSKIGATCRHCGKPYEPS
- a CDS encoding carboxymuconolactone decarboxylase family protein, which translates into the protein MFTYYETDTAPEESKSLMEDSLKGFGMIPNLHKILAEAPATYEAYNTVFNLFMKNTTLSPIEQQVVFMTANFENNCHYCVPGHTWMMYSAKMSEEVIEALREGTEIPDAKLQALHSYAKALLDKRGHIGDEKLQTFFDAGYTKRQALEVITGLSAKLISNFTNALAHTEPDDAFKKYAWTHPSQR
- a CDS encoding DsbA family oxidoreductase produces the protein MSNSKQIMIDILSDVVCPWCVIGYYRIQVAIKDLGIEDQVSIRWHPFELNPSMAEEGENLREHLAAKYGTTINGSIEARKRLTALGQEVGFQFNYFDDMRMFNTRKVHLLLRWAEEKGKQTQLAESFFRAYFSDQKDISNKEVLLQIVAISGLDKSEAEDVLGNASFQAELVEIERKWLSGGFHGVPVVIINSEEVLQGAQETETYRKALTTAS
- a CDS encoding NAD(P)H-dependent oxidoreductase, with the translated sequence MSNILIINAHHRYPFSEGRLNGALVQMADKLLKAKGHEIRIVNIDEEWNVETELENHQWADTIILQSPVNWMGVPWTFKKYMDEVYTAGMGGQLCNGDGRHEDAPKKNYGAGGTLTGKTYMLSLTFNAPKESFDDENEYLFQGKSVDDLFFPMHMNFRFFGMEALPTFASFDVMKNAEAENDFKRFSAHIQENF
- a CDS encoding helix-turn-helix transcriptional regulator; translated protein: MKSRVETDSYGRKKVYDACLEPCAIEKGMRFIGGKWTGSIVYHLKDGPVRFNDLTRMLGGASKKMIDQRLKELEARDMVLRTVISDRPVAVTYELTEFGRSALDILDQLRIWSESNQL
- a CDS encoding RHS repeat protein, yielding MEELVVPTNHTHSFTLNAINKVTTNKTPLNQTTTYNYDRDRRLTDITLPSGQIIHHNYRDGLLQDTQTPEGLIEYEYQCGNKLTSVREGSETLSYDYSGVLLNRIEYSGELDAVISYDYAPGFELSSMTYAGESSAIKYDKDGLITNIHDFTIERNPQNDLPEYVRDAKLTQERNFNGFAEAEDFNQRVSGGAVVNNSYQYNAVGQITEKTEVVNSGSGNVSHRYEYEYDNKYRLTKVYRDDEIVEQYGYDANGNRTATTSSLLNVSAVAATYNIADQLLTFGNKVYEYDANGRLSKVTRTTDDNAQVVTTYQCDSQGRLLKVVTPAKTIEYKHNALGNRVAKLIDGEIVEKYLWQNKTTLLAVYDGGNSLKQRFEYTLGHVPTRFTQAGQRYYILTDQVGSPKIISDAHGGVIKQIDYDAFGNVVSDSNPEFEIPYGFAGEGTNL